Sequence from the Gloeocapsopsis dulcis genome:
GCAGCGATTCATGCCAAAACTTTCTTGTTCAGCAAATTTGAGATCGGGTTCTTCGGCTAGGGCGAGTCCTGGTGCAAGAAACTTGGTAAATAGTGGCACTTGTGTGCGAAAGTGCGCTTGGTGTTCAGCATAAACTTGCTGTAGCACCCGTTGGATAGCTGTGTAGTGACTTTTCGCAAAATACAGCACCCCCGCGTCGTAGCGCTTGTAGTACGCAGGATCGTAGAGAACCTTGAATAGAAAAGGTAGGGCAATTTCATTAAGTTGGCGCGTTAAGCTATTCATGACAGCAACCGCACCTTCTGGGCTGAGATTGAAATAGATCCGTGTCAGTTGCTCCTCATCACTGGGAGGACCTGCGTTACCTACCGCCATGTAGAAACCGTTTTGTACCCGATTGCGAGGTAGACGAATGGCGATTTCCTCATTAACTAATGGCACGACTTCGGGTTGCAGATGGCGATCGTCCACCCACAAAGTTAAGCCACCTTTAGCGACAACGAAGCTATCATCATCCTGTCTTAATACAAACCAACCAGGATCAAAATAGCCGTCACCGCTGTTATTTTCGTGCAATCGCTCATAGAATATGAAGTCTACACCCAAAAAAGTATTATTTTCACGATATTGTGGTGGTTTACTCTCCTCAGTAGGTGCTAGCATTGCTTGCAGAAAACCATTGTAGTAAATGCCATAGAGAAAATTTTGGAGCTGCAAATTGAGATATTTCACCTGCAGGCTATGCGGTAATCGCTCGAACCTGTCTATGGCTTCAGTAGGAAGTTGTAAGGGTTTGTAATTTGGATGGCGAATACAAAAGTTAGATTCGATATGAATATTGTTAACAATATCTTGTAAGGAAGTTTGTAGTCGCTCGTCTACTAGTTGATGCAGCGAATCCAACAACAGCATAATGTGCCTACAATTAATGATTAGCGGAACGAATAAGGCGAGTCAGTTCTGATTCTTCAATGCCAAAAATAGTCCGGATTGATGCTTCAGGACGACAGAGTAAAGTCTTGGCTACCTGCAGTAAGCAAATTCCTGTATTACCAAAAGATTTTTGATATTGCAGCATCGATTGAATTGCTTTAATCAAATTCAAACCAGTAAACTGCATCACGCGTTGGAGAAAGTCAGGGCGTAGTTCAAAAATTTCTGGAAAGCGATCGCAGTAGTTACGCATCAACGTGACAAGGGAAGGCTGCAAGTCTTCTAACGGAGTCATTGCTAACCGTAAAGCTTCTTCAATACCAATTGATTTACTCACAACCAAGCTCGTTAGCCATACTAAAAGATAACTTGCTATCAGCGCCCCTAAATCAAACGCCGGATCGCCCCAATCAGAACGTTCCCAGTCAATCAAACGAATTTGCAGATGGTTTTCCTTTTCCCAATCCAACGGTAAGAGGATGTTATTTAGTTTGAGGTCATTGTGTGTCAAACAGCAGGGTTGGTATGCATGACCGAGTTCGGCGATCGCTTTTCCCAAGCTGTCATAGCGTTGATACAGCGCAAAGAACTTTAAGCCATCATCAGGAACTTGACCAAAGATTTCTGGACCAATTCTGTCTAAACCTTCAGTTAATTGCAGTTCTTGATCTGTTTCGCTTACTGTATCTTGAACGAAAAAATCTTGGTACTCTTGGCAATTTAGTGTTGCACGGTGAATAGCTGCTAATACTGATCCGATTGCTCCTGCAATATCAGGTGAAAAGCGATTTTCTTGAGCGTAAAATTCAGCCAAGTCGCGATAATTCGTCAGATAATTCACAACAATGATAGAACGGTCTGCATCAAAATGAATTACCTCTGGCAACCAAGCACTAATGTATCCTAATTCTAGAAATCTTTGAATAAACTCGTGAATTCGCCATTCTCGCAGAAACTCATTAGCACCCTCTTGTTGCCCAGTGAAAGGTTCCTGTTTAACTAAAAGTTTACGTCCTGCTGATAAGGTAACAAGCAAATTAAAATTTTTTGCACTTTTTTGCTCAACTCCACTAATTGCTTCTTCCTGAGTACACAGTTCTCTACTCACTAAATAGGCAAAAACATTTGCGTCACTTAAAATAAACTCCATATTTGCAGTTTCCCAAATTGCAGAAACACATAGCGGAAATATGTCTAAGATGCTATTAGTATTTAATTTTTATCTTGATTTTTTTAACTTGAGTCACCACACTGAATGTTTGTAAGGAGATGCCTATACTTTCGGTGTAAACTGTCAGCACAGATATATCTAGGTTGTCTCCCTTCTTCTTACCGCCTGTAATAAATAAGGTTTCTCTTTCATTTAATTCATCCAAAAAACTTTCTTCATCTTGAAACAGTTCATTGCCTGCAGGTTTTAACTCAGAAATTTTTATACTAGCCATTGATTTTCTCCATTTTTTTGCCTTTTGAACTTCAACTAATCTTATATACTCTTTATGATTAAAGAGTGTTTTTTATTAGTCAAGTTGTTTCAGTTGTTTTAAAAGACAAAAACACTAGTTTTATGTCACAATCTTAATATGTTTTTACAATTGCTCTAAATCAATCTGTGTAACTTTTTTATTTCTTAAAAAAGAATTTACAATGCTTCTTACGCTTTAAAACACTCTAATCTATAGAAGACACAAGGCTTATTAGTAGTGCAAATGAGATATTTATGTCTTCATTGATGACTTATTTAATTTAACTTTATCTTAGCTAACAGTAAGATTCTGATTACATAAGTAATAGGTCGAAGCTAAGATAGCTCCGACCCGTATAGAGTACTCGCAACAATTATGACTAGATATAAAGCATCCGATATCGGTTAGTCTGGCTAAGAAACAACAAGCTAAACTAAGATTGAAATATTTAGCCTATCATTTTTTCTGTTCTCTTTTACCAAAATAAAAGTTGCTTTTTACTTGGGATACTACAGAAACTGACTTAAGTGAAATACCAATAGAAACTGTTACCTGACTAATATTGCTGATATTTAAATCGCTACCACCACCACCAGATATCATTAGAGATTCCTGATCGTTTAACTCATTAAGGAAGCTTTCAGTATCTTGGAATAGTTCAGCACCAGCAGGAGTAAGTTCAAAAATTTTGATGCTAGCCATTGTGTTTTCCTTGTGTTTGATAACTAGTTGTTTGTTGGACTAGGCTTTTATATTGCCTGCTTTTAATCATTCACGATGAAAACTGACACGTCAATGCTTTTTTACTGGTTTTTGAGACGTAAATTAAGTAGTTATGTCCAACAACTAAGCCAATATTAATGAGTGGGAGGTAAATCTAGATTTAGAATAACACAAGTATAAAGTATGCAATATTTTTAGGGTTTCCTCAAACTATTTAGTAAAAATTTAATACTAAGAAACACAATGCTTTTAACCTTGATTTTTACAAATTAGGTTCGTAACACTTGGTTTTATTGGACATAATTCTAGTATTTTTTTCTAAGAAGCAAATCATATTATTGGCTAGATTTTTTCTACTTGTTAAAGTTAAACTAGTAACGTAAACTTTTTTTGAAAACATCGATTCAAGTTATTGCTTAAAGGCTTCATTTAAGTTATACCTTTGTGTACTTAAGAGTATCAATCAACAATCAATCGAAGTAATAAAAAGCTTTTGCAAAGTCATTAACAATATTCAATTCAAGGTAGCAACTCATCATGGCAAAAATTGTTGGTAGCAATGGCAGTGACATCATCATTGGCACTGAGTTTAATGACTTGATATTGGGGCTAGCTGGTGCAGATATTATCACTGGTGACGCTGGTAACGACACAATCCGTGGCGGTGCAGGTGCAGATATTCTATATGGCGATTCGGGTAAAGACTTATTGATTGGTGGAACTGGAAACGACATCCTGGCAGGAGGTTATGGAATAGATACGCTGACTGGTGGACCTGGTGCAGATCGTTTTGACTTTGGTTCTCCAAATGAAGGAACTGATATCATTAGCGACTTTGTTGTTGCTGATGACACGATAGTTGTCTCCCCACGCACTTTTGGTGGTGGGTTGAAGCCAGGCGAAGTTATCAAGCCTCACCAGTTTCGTCTCGGTACATCTGCTGGTGATGCGAGCGATCGCTTCATTTACAATCGGAATTCTGGAGCTTTATACTTTGATCGCGATGGTACGGGTCCCAACAAGCAAGTACAAATAGCAACACTGACCAATAAACCCTTGCTCAGCCATGCAGATATTTTTGTCTCAGAGCAATTTGGATTTATTGCTAATGAAGGCAGTGTGTCAGTATAGAACAGCTTTAGGGATAGTGGTTACGATAAATCGCCTGACTTCTTAACCACTACCCATCACCTAGCAAAATCTATTGCGGTTTGACTACAAGCACTGAGCAATGAGCACTCTCTACAACTTGACTACTCACCGAACCTTGAATAATTCGCTTCACACCTTGTAAACCGCGACTACCAATCGCAATCAAATCAGCGTGGTAAATATTCGCAATCCGCACAATTTCTTCAGCCGGATCGCCACTGACAATCTCTACTTGACTTTCTCCTGGTAGCTGATCTCGATAAGCTTCTATCTGCTTTTCAATGTTCCGATAAGGAACTTCTGCTGCATAGGCGTGGGGTAAATCAGCCACCATTTCTAGGTCAGATACTGGTGGCGGAATAACGTGACAAAGGACAATTTGGCTATCTGGTTGCAGTTGCAGTTCTTGTATGGTTTGAATTACGTGTTCTGAGAGGTCTGAACCATCAAGAGCTATCACAATTGTTTTTAACACAGGCTGATCTCCTTTGTGCTGCGCTGAGGTTAAGACTTTGGCTTGTCCCCATCTTCCATTCCCCAAGAATCACCTTTGGGCTGCGTCCTCAACCGTACTGATGCAGCATGGGATGGCAATCCTTCAGCTTTAGCAAGTACTTCGATTGCTCCTGCAACTTTCTGGAGGGCGATGGGAGAATACTGAATTAGGCTTGAGTGTTTCAAAAAAGTTTCCACACCCAAAGCAGACGCATAGCGAGCAGCTCCCGAAGTTGGTAGCGTGTGGTTAGGTCCTGCTAAATAGTCGCCTACAGCTTCCGGTGTTGAGGAACCCAAGAAAATTGCTCCAGCATGGCGAATTTTCTCTACTAGCTCCCAAGGTTCTGCAACTTCTAGCTCTAAGTGTTCTGGCGCAAACTCATTTGAGAGTTCAGCTGCTTGCTCAAGTGAATCAACAATGACGATTAAGCCATAATGCGCGATCGCTTTTTCAGTTAAAGTCCTGCGGGGATGATTTTCTAATTGCTGCTCGACTTCAGCTTGCACTTTCTTTGCTAATTCCGCATCCGTTGTCAACAAAATAGCTGCCGCCATGGGATCGTGTTCAGCTTGAGCTAACAAGTCAGCTGCTACATACGTCGCATTAGCTGTTTCATCAGCAATCACAAGAACTTCTGAAGGTCCTGCTAGCGAGTCAATGCCTACAGTTCCGTATACTAGTTTTTTTGCCAAGGTGACATAGATATTACCTGGACCTGTAATGATATTGACTTTGGGAATTGTTTCCGTGCCATATGCCAACGCGGCGATCGCCTGTGCCCCTCCTACGCGATAAATTTCTTCTATACCAGCCTCTTGCGCAGCAACCAACACTGCTGGATTAATTGATTTTCCCGCCCCTGGTGGCGTTACCATTACTCGCCGTGGTACTCCTGCCACTTTAGCCGGAACCGCATTCATTAACACGGTACTAGGATATGCAGCTCTGCCACCAGGCACATATAACCCTGCTCTGTCTACAGGCGTGTAGCGTTTGCCCAAGACAATTTCATCTTCGCCAAAGTGAACCCACGATTTGGGTACTCGTTGACGGTGAAATGCTTCAATTTGACGGCAAGCGAGCCTGATGGCATCGAGCAGCTCTTTTGACACTTGCTGATAAGCCGCGTCTAATTCGGAGCCGCTAACGCGTAGCTCTTCTTGTCTCAGGTTTTGGTGGTCAAATTCTGCTGTATAGTGCAGTAAGGCTCGATCGCCTTGGCGCTTCACCGCTTGAAGCACCTCCCGCACCGTGGCTTCTTTGTGAACCACTTGGTCATCGTGGGTGCGATCGCAGATGCGTTGTAGCTCTGCTCGTACCTCGGCTTGCTGAGTAATAATTCGCAGCATGAAGTTCCGACTGTGGCTTTCTAGGAATTACCAATTTGAGTAAGGTTCTTTATATTGCTTTGCCCTAAAGGAGTGCAAAGTTGAGCCATACTCGTTTCTCTAGCTTAACCTGGATTTTCCGGATAATCGCAATATTGCTAAATTGAATGCTATATTAGTACATCTAGGATTTTGTCTTTATAACTTTATCGTTTTCCTGGGTTTAACTGTGGCGAATACAAAATCTGCTATCAAGCGTATCAAAATTGCGGAACGAAACCGACTGCGTAACAAAGCTTACAAATCAGCAGTCAGAACCTTAATGAAAAAATATCTGACCGCTGTAGATACCTATGCTGCTAATCCTACACCAGAAGCGAAGCAAGAAGTGCTTTCGCGGATGGCAGCAGCATACAGCAAAATCGACAAAGCTGTAAAACGTGGCGTACTACACCCAAACAATGGAGCTAGAAAAAAATCACGTCTAGTCAAGCGACTGAAACAGCACGAGCAAGTAGAAGCAACTGGTAACTAAACGTTAGGGATTATGAGGAAGCCCAAATCTTCTCTAACAACCAGCCTCTAGCCTCTTCAAAATGCAACTTATAGATTCCCACGTTCATCTCAACTTTGATGTGTTTGAATCGGACTTGCCAGCCGTGCGATCGCGCTGGCAAGAAGCTGGCGTTGTTCGCTTGGTGCACTCGTGCGTAGAACCAGCAGAATTTGCTAGTATTCAATTACTAGCAACAAAAATTCCTGAACTGAGTTTTGCGGTCGGCTTACATCCGCTAGATGCAGATAAATGGACAGCAAATACCGCTGAACAAATCGCTGACCTTGCTCGCTCAGACAACAAAGTAGTAGCGATAGGTGAAATTGGGCTAGATTTCTACAAAGCAGAGAACAAATCACAGCAAAAAGACGTATTTACCGCACAACTTGCGATCGCACACGAACTTGACTTACCAGTGATTATCCATTGCCGAGATGCGACTAGCATCATGCGCGATGTCATTCAGAATTTTCAGCAGCAGTACGGTCAAGTCAAAGGAGTGATGCACTGCTGGACTGGAAATGTAGAAGAAACTAAGTGGTTTCTTGATTTAGGATTCTATGTGAGTTTCAGTGGTATAGTGACATTCAAAAATGCCAAGCAGATTCAAGATTCAGCAAAAATAGTTTGGAGCGATCGCCTGTTAATTGAAACTGATTGCCCATTTTTATCTCCGGTTCCTAAAAGAAGTCAAAAACGCAACGAACCCGCTTTTGTACGTTACGTAGCTGAAACATTAGCAAATTTACGCAACGTGACTCTAGAGGATATTGCTGTGCAAACGACAACAAATGCTTGCCAGCTGTTTGGGCTTTCAGTATAAGTTCCCAGCGAAAGTCCAAAGCTAGCATATCTCCCTCAGTTGTGGTTGGCAAAAGCTGTCAGAAAAACGCCATAATATTTAATGAAGCTAATATGAATTTATTTTTCAGGCAGTTGCAAATCTTTTACACTTCCCACTTGACTACCTTGGCGATCGCCAATCAGCTACAAACTAAGTCAACTAAAGCGATAGACAGTTATTAAGGCTTTGCATCTTCGAGAGGCACAGTCCAAAGATCATGTAAATGTAACTTCAGTACATCAGCCAGAAGCAACCAACTGTAAAAGACTATGGCAGATTGAGAAAAATAATTTTTATTGTAGGCAAAGACCCACTTTCCGAATGAAAGGAATCTCATACACAAAGATCAAAGCAAAAAATGCAAACAAAATTTAGCTTCCACAAATTAAGTAGCAGCTATTGGGCTTAAAATATCTAAGCCTATTTATATTATCAGCGATCAACTACTAAACGGAGAAAGTATAAGTTGTCATGGCGATACTAACCTTAGCTATCAGTCAGAATGTATATTTCACTATTGTGAACCGCCACCGAGCTTAAGCTTTATACCTTTGTGTTTATTGTACAAACAAAGCAACCAAAAAGGCACAATTTCTTCTACAGCGCTTGTCCTTTATCTGTTGAGCATCATAGCCAGTGTATTGGCAGCGTTACCCAAAAGCAAGTTTAACTACGCAAAGTAAGCACGTATAAATAGCATGACAAACGAAACTTATATCGAACCTGCCTTCCTGCTACCTGATTTGATTGAAATTCAGCGCTCTAGCTTTCGGTGGTTTTTAGAAGACGGTCTCATTGAAGAACTCAACAGTTTTTCTCCCATCACAGATTACACAGGCAAATTAGAGCTACATTTTGTTGGTCAAAACTACAAGCTCAAAAGACCCAAATACGATGTAGACGAGGCAAAGCGCCGTGATAGCACCTACGCAGTCCAAATGTACGTGCCTACACGATTGATCAACAAAGAAACTGGTGAAATTAAAGAGCAAGAAGTCTTTATTGGCGATCTACCTTTAATGACAGATCGCGGTACTTTCATTATTAACGGTGCAGAGCGAGTTATTGTTAATCAAATTGTCCGTTCGCCAGGAGTTTACTATAAATCTGAAGTTGATAAGAATGGTCGTCGGACTTACTCAGCAAGCTTAATTCCTAACCGAGGAGCATGGCTGAAATTTGAAACTGATCGTAATGACTTAGTTTGGGTACGCATCGATAAAACCCGCAAGCTGTCTGCTCAAGTGCTACTCAAGGCGCTAGGATTATCTGATAATGAAATTTTTGATGCGCTGCGTCACCCAGAGTATTTTCAAAAGACAATCGAAAAAGAAGGACAGTTCTCTGAAGAAGAAGCCTTAATGGAGTTGTACCGCAAGCTACGTCCTGGCGAACCTCCCACCGTACTTGGCGGTCAGCAGTTATTAGACTCGCGCTTCTTTGATCCCAAACGATATGACCTTGGGCGTGTAGGACGTTACAAACTCAACAAAAAACTTCGCTTGAGTGTTCCTGAAACGACAAGAGTTCTAACTTCTAATGATATTCTGGCAGCGGTTGACTATCTCATCAACTTAGAGTTTGATATTGGCAGTACTGATGACATCGACCACTTGGGTAATCGCCGAGTGCGCAGTGTTGGTGAATTGCTGCAAAATCAGGTGCGCGTTGGCTTAAATCGCTTAGAGCGGATTATTCGAGAGCGCATGACGGTATCAGATGCTGAAGCTTTAACTCCAGCGTCGTTAGTTAACCCTAAGCCATTAGTTGCAGCGATCAAAGAATTCTTTGGCTCTAGCCAATTGAGTCAGTTTATGGATCAGACAAATCCGTTAGCAGAACTGACACACAAACGCCGCTTGAGTGCCTTAGGTCCTGGAGGATTAACCCGCGAACGTGCAGGCTTTGCTGTGCGAGACATTCATCCTTCCCACTATGGACGAATCTGCCCGATTGAAACACCAGAAGGTCCAAATGCTGGTTTAATTGGTTCGTTAGCAACTCATGCCCGTGTGAATCAATATGGCTTTTTAGAAACGCCATTTCGAGCTGTAGAAAACGGACGTGTCTTGTTCGATCAAGCTCCAGCCTATATGACAGCAGACGAAGAAGACGATCTGCGCGTTGCACCTGGAGATACTCCAATTGATGACGAGGGTAATATTCTCGGTTCACAAGTACCAGTGCGCTATCGTCAAGACTGGACGACAACAACGCCAGAGCAAGTAGACTATGTTGCTGTATCGCCCGTGCAAATTGTGTCGGTAGCAACAAGTATGATCCCCTTCCTAGAGCATGATGACGCTAACCGCGCGCTCATGGGATCGAACATGCAACGACAAGCAGTACCTTTGCTTAAACCAGAACGTCCTTTAGTAGGAACAGGGTTAGAAGCACAAGCAGCACGAGACTCTGGAATGGTCATAGTCAGTCGTACAGACGGTGAGATTTCTTATGTGGATGCGAACCGCATTCGCGTCCGTCCTGATGGCAATGGTTCAGAAATTGAGTATCAAATCTCCAAGTATCAACGTTCTAACCAAGATACATGTTTGAATCAAAGACCATTGGTACAGAAAGGCGATCGCGTAGTTGCAGGTCAAGTCATTGCCGATGG
This genomic interval carries:
- a CDS encoding T3SS effector HopA1 family protein — protein: MLLLDSLHQLVDERLQTSLQDIVNNIHIESNFCIRHPNYKPLQLPTEAIDRFERLPHSLQVKYLNLQLQNFLYGIYYNGFLQAMLAPTEESKPPQYRENNTFLGVDFIFYERLHENNSGDGYFDPGWFVLRQDDDSFVVAKGGLTLWVDDRHLQPEVVPLVNEEIAIRLPRNRVQNGFYMAVGNAGPPSDEEQLTRIYFNLSPEGAVAVMNSLTRQLNEIALPFLFKVLYDPAYYKRYDAGVLYFAKSHYTAIQRVLQQVYAEHQAHFRTQVPLFTKFLAPGLALAEEPDLKFAEQESFGMNRCQIVASGLLEAREDNDESPQKRMVAILQQFSSLGLELNRSYLNADSEDIYTPLQL
- a CDS encoding phosphotransferase family protein, with the translated sequence MEFILSDANVFAYLVSRELCTQEEAISGVEQKSAKNFNLLVTLSAGRKLLVKQEPFTGQQEGANEFLREWRIHEFIQRFLELGYISAWLPEVIHFDADRSIIVVNYLTNYRDLAEFYAQENRFSPDIAGAIGSVLAAIHRATLNCQEYQDFFVQDTVSETDQELQLTEGLDRIGPEIFGQVPDDGLKFFALYQRYDSLGKAIAELGHAYQPCCLTHNDLKLNNILLPLDWEKENHLQIRLIDWERSDWGDPAFDLGALIASYLLVWLTSLVVSKSIGIEEALRLAMTPLEDLQPSLVTLMRNYCDRFPEIFELRPDFLQRVMQFTGLNLIKAIQSMLQYQKSFGNTGICLLQVAKTLLCRPEASIRTIFGIEESELTRLIRSANH
- a CDS encoding calcium-binding protein, with the protein product MAKIVGSNGSDIIIGTEFNDLILGLAGADIITGDAGNDTIRGGAGADILYGDSGKDLLIGGTGNDILAGGYGIDTLTGGPGADRFDFGSPNEGTDIISDFVVADDTIVVSPRTFGGGLKPGEVIKPHQFRLGTSAGDASDRFIYNRNSGALYFDRDGTGPNKQVQIATLTNKPLLSHADIFVSEQFGFIANEGSVSV
- a CDS encoding universal stress protein; the protein is MLKTIVIALDGSDLSEHVIQTIQELQLQPDSQIVLCHVIPPPVSDLEMVADLPHAYAAEVPYRNIEKQIEAYRDQLPGESQVEIVSGDPAEEIVRIANIYHADLIAIGSRGLQGVKRIIQGSVSSQVVESAHCSVLVVKPQ
- the hisD gene encoding histidinol dehydrogenase, whose amino-acid sequence is MLRIITQQAEVRAELQRICDRTHDDQVVHKEATVREVLQAVKRQGDRALLHYTAEFDHQNLRQEELRVSGSELDAAYQQVSKELLDAIRLACRQIEAFHRQRVPKSWVHFGEDEIVLGKRYTPVDRAGLYVPGGRAAYPSTVLMNAVPAKVAGVPRRVMVTPPGAGKSINPAVLVAAQEAGIEEIYRVGGAQAIAALAYGTETIPKVNIITGPGNIYVTLAKKLVYGTVGIDSLAGPSEVLVIADETANATYVAADLLAQAEHDPMAAAILLTTDAELAKKVQAEVEQQLENHPRRTLTEKAIAHYGLIVIVDSLEQAAELSNEFAPEHLELEVAEPWELVEKIRHAGAIFLGSSTPEAVGDYLAGPNHTLPTSGAARYASALGVETFLKHSSLIQYSPIALQKVAGAIEVLAKAEGLPSHAASVRLRTQPKGDSWGMEDGDKPKS
- the rpsT gene encoding 30S ribosomal protein S20; amino-acid sequence: MANTKSAIKRIKIAERNRLRNKAYKSAVRTLMKKYLTAVDTYAANPTPEAKQEVLSRMAAAYSKIDKAVKRGVLHPNNGARKKSRLVKRLKQHEQVEATGN
- a CDS encoding TatD family hydrolase, with protein sequence MQLIDSHVHLNFDVFESDLPAVRSRWQEAGVVRLVHSCVEPAEFASIQLLATKIPELSFAVGLHPLDADKWTANTAEQIADLARSDNKVVAIGEIGLDFYKAENKSQQKDVFTAQLAIAHELDLPVIIHCRDATSIMRDVIQNFQQQYGQVKGVMHCWTGNVEETKWFLDLGFYVSFSGIVTFKNAKQIQDSAKIVWSDRLLIETDCPFLSPVPKRSQKRNEPAFVRYVAETLANLRNVTLEDIAVQTTTNACQLFGLSV
- the rpoB gene encoding DNA-directed RNA polymerase subunit beta, whose protein sequence is MTNETYIEPAFLLPDLIEIQRSSFRWFLEDGLIEELNSFSPITDYTGKLELHFVGQNYKLKRPKYDVDEAKRRDSTYAVQMYVPTRLINKETGEIKEQEVFIGDLPLMTDRGTFIINGAERVIVNQIVRSPGVYYKSEVDKNGRRTYSASLIPNRGAWLKFETDRNDLVWVRIDKTRKLSAQVLLKALGLSDNEIFDALRHPEYFQKTIEKEGQFSEEEALMELYRKLRPGEPPTVLGGQQLLDSRFFDPKRYDLGRVGRYKLNKKLRLSVPETTRVLTSNDILAAVDYLINLEFDIGSTDDIDHLGNRRVRSVGELLQNQVRVGLNRLERIIRERMTVSDAEALTPASLVNPKPLVAAIKEFFGSSQLSQFMDQTNPLAELTHKRRLSALGPGGLTRERAGFAVRDIHPSHYGRICPIETPEGPNAGLIGSLATHARVNQYGFLETPFRAVENGRVLFDQAPAYMTADEEDDLRVAPGDTPIDDEGNILGSQVPVRYRQDWTTTTPEQVDYVAVSPVQIVSVATSMIPFLEHDDANRALMGSNMQRQAVPLLKPERPLVGTGLEAQAARDSGMVIVSRTDGEISYVDANRIRVRPDGNGSEIEYQISKYQRSNQDTCLNQRPLVQKGDRVVAGQVIADGSATEGGELALGQNILVAYMPWEGYNYEDAILISERLVQEDTYTSIHIEKYEIEARQTKLGPEEITREIPNVGEDALRQLDEQGIIRMGAWVEAGDILVGKVTPKGESDQPPEEKLLRAIFGEKARDVRDNSLRVPNGEKGRVVDVRVFTREQGDELPPGANMVVRVYVAQKRKIQVGDKMAGRHGNKGIISRILPTEDMPYLADGTPVDIVLNPLGVPSRMNVGQVFECLLGWAGQNLGARFKVTPFDEMYGEESSRTLVHSKLNEARDRNNKDWLFDPEAPGKIKVFDGRTGEAFDRPITIGMAYMLKLVHLVDDKIHARSTGPYSLVTQQPLGGKAQQGGQRFGEMEVWALEAFGAAYTLQELLTVKSDDMQGRNEALNSIVKGKAIPRPGTPESFKVLMRELQSLGLDIAVHKVETQADGSTADAEVDLMADTGNRRTPSRPTYESLTREALEDDA